From the Canis aureus isolate CA01 chromosome 33, VMU_Caureus_v.1.0, whole genome shotgun sequence genome, one window contains:
- the CXXC4 gene encoding CXXC-type zinc finger protein 4, whose product MNTNVCVEPGPSPEAPGLPKESHLPEGALNSLVDYNSEMERYRSFATSFYKTNGGAFPQAAKIARITTPIFPSSAAAAAAAARIGMSPWNCDNAATAAAATAMLWGSGGGGGGGGGGGGGGGGGGGGGGGGGGRKSSSAAASSSASSSAILPAGGGGGGGGGGGGGGRTSMHHRNDSQRLGKAGCPPEPSLQMANTNFLSTLSPEHCRPLAGECMNKLKCGAAEAEIMNLPERVGTFSAIPALGGISLPPGVIVMTALHSPAAASAAVTDSAFQIANLADCPQNHSSSSSSSSGGASGANPAKKKRKRCGVCVPCKRLINCGVCSSCRNRKTGHQICKFRKCEELKKKPGTSLERTPVPSAEAFRWFF is encoded by the exons ATGAACACCAATGTCTGCGTGGAGCCCGGGCCGAGCCCGGAGGCCCCGGGCTTGCCCAAGGAGAGCCACCTGCCCGAGGGGGCCCTCAACAGCCTTGTGGATTACAACTCGGAGATGGAGCGCTACCGCTCCTTCGCCACCTCCTTCTACAAGACCAACGGGGGCGCCTTCCCGCAGGCGGCCAAGATCGCGCGCATCACCACCCCCATCTTCCCCagcagcgccgccgccgccgcggccgccgcgcgcATCGGCATGTCCCCCTGGAACTGCGACAACGcggccaccgccgccgccgccaccgccatgCTCTGGGgcagcggcgggggcgggggcggcggcgggggcggcggcggcggcggcggcggcgggggcggcgggggcggcggcgggggcggcaggaaatcctcctccgccgccgcctcctcctccgcctcctcctcggCGATCCTccccgcgggcggcggcggcggcggcggcggcggcggcggcggcggcggcaggacCAGCATGCACCACCGAAACGACTCCCAGAGGCTGGGGAAAGCTGGCTGCCCGCCAGAGccgtcgttgcaaatggcaaatacTAATTTCCTCTCCACCTTATCCCCTGAACACTGCAGACCTTTGGCGGGGGAATGCATGAACAAGCTCAAATGCGGCGCTGCTGAAGCAGAGATAATGAATCTCCCCGAGCGCGTGGGGACTTTTTCCGCTATCCCGGCTTTAGGGGGCATCTCATTACCTCCAGGGGTCATCGTCATGACAGCCCTTCACTCCCCCGCAGCAGCCTCAGCAGCCGTCACAGACAGTGCGTTTCAAATTGCCAATCTGGCAGACTGCCCGCAGAatcattcctcctcctcctcgtcctcctccggGGGAGCTAGCGGAGCCAACCCGGccaagaagaagaggaaaaggtgTGGGGTCTGCGTGCCCTGCAAGAGGCTCATCAACTGTGGCGTCTGCAGCAGTTGCAGGAACCGCAAAACGGGACACCAGATCTGCAAatttagaaaatgtgaagagCTAAAGAAAAAACCTGGCACTTCGCTAGAG AGAACACCTGTTCCCAGCGCTGAAGCATTCCGATGGTTCTTTTAA